The sequence AGATGATCCAGAACTGGTAAATGCTGCACTGTTCAAAAATGAAAGCtttgaaactgaaaataaattttacatgaaatttggaattaatgaactttttttttaaaaaacaatgaaagaaaaagaatacagctatttttgtgtgtgtgtgtgtgtgtattgatCATAACACTGGCGTAGTTGAAGAAATAACTTCTTGGCTTCTTGCATAGTAAAGTAAGCGTGTCCGATATGATCTACTTTTTAATGAATGTGTCCTATAGATCTACTGCATTGGCTAAGCACACCTTTGTACTGTATCTATGTTATTGCCATCATATTAATACCTGGATATTATGTAGGATATATGATTTGCCTCATATGGTGGTGTATTAGGTACTCACATTAGGAATTTGAACAATAGCCACATCAGAACGCTTTTATGACTTTTTTGTGGCcaagctttttttatttttattttttgggttcaCAGTTAGTACCCATTTGGGAGGGTGGTTAAAAACTGTGCTTCTTTATAATACGGCTTTATAAAGTACAACTTCTTTTAAATACCCCATTTTAAGTAGTACATCATTTATTGCTCCAAAAATTACACTGTACCAAACGTGCGCTTGACCAAAAAGTTGAAGATTATGTGAAGTTGGTGTTTTAATTCTACATCTGGAGCTTCTGCATCTACCCTCTAAACTGTCTGGACACCCTATTTATAAACATATTTAGGCTGGTAGGTGGTCAAGAGATGTTTTGaaccaaacaatttttttgccAGTTGCACTCTCACCCTCTCACTCCTCCTTCTCTTCCTGTTCTTACATAAAGCTTTGCTGTTTTAGGGTACAGTATCAAATATTCACTACATTGTCAGCAATTCTTGTGAATACATTTGGGCTCCCTCAAAGTTTGTGATGATTCACAGAGCCACTGTACTTTTGTTGGGATTAAAGCGTATTTGAGTTGATTGTTAGCAATCCATATTCATTACCAAATACCATTATGGCCTTCCTAATCACTTGCCTATTAATGATTATGTCACTgtagtttttttaattgttttattttgcaAATTATCAGTTATATTGTCTTTAACGTTTCATTTGTTACAATAAATATAATGCTTTACTCTtacgttatttatttatttatttttgatgttttggaCAGCTTTTTGAATACCAGTATAATATGGGGCTTCTCTTGATTGAGAAAAAGGATTGGACTTCTAAGTATGAAGAACTTAGGCAAGCCTTGGCAGAAGCAAAAGATGCCCTTAAACAAGAGCAATCTTCCCATTTAATTGCAATATCTGAAGTTGAGAGTCGAGAAGAAAATTTGAGAAAGGCCTTAGGGGTGGAGAAGGAGTGTGTGCTTGAtgtatgttctttttttttctccctctaaTAGATAAATTTCTTATCATTGCTACCTATCAATATCATCACTAAATaactggaattttttttttcttcaagagaTGCCATATTGCTACCTATCAATATGGATTACTACTCACCTCCCCTCTTCATACGTAAAAATCCAATCCCCAAATATTTTCTTCAGGTCTTTATAAGGATATTCtgctttttatttctctctctcttgttaaATCTGTTCAttactaaaagaaaatatttaaaaacaagaAGCATCTCATTTGGTTTGTCTTGCTCCTGTTTTGTGAAACAATAAGCATTTTCTGTTACATTTTATACTCATAGTTTTAATGGTATAAGCAtgaatagtttattttttatccaGCCATATCATCACTTAGCAGATAGTTTTAtgctaaaaatacatttttaattctttaaatataatttcttgTTGACAAAGCAATATGTATCCTGAACCCAGCTTGTTATCTAAAATGCTAAGTTTAAAGCTCAGAGGTTGTTGGTCATGAtgcaattaaattttattagctagaaaacaaaatacaaagtGATGTTTCCTAATGtttggagattttttttcccagctGGAGAAGGCTTTGCGTGACATGCGTTCAGAAAATGCTGAAATCAAGTTCACTGCTGATTCTAAGTTGGCTGAAGCAAGTGCTTTAGTCACTAGCATTGAGGAGAAATCTTTTGAGGTAGAGGCAAAGTTGCGTGCTGCTGATGCTAAGCTTGCTGAGGTGAGCAGAAAAAGTtcagaaattgagagaaaatcaCAGGATTTGGAGGCTCGAGAAGCTGTACTTCGAAGGGATCGCTTATCCTTCATCTCTGAGTATGCTTTATGCTTTTGACCTTTGCTTGTTCTTGGATCTATTGGCTCTTGAGTGGGTTTTCAGTTTGTTCTAACTTAATTAAGTCATTTCCTCTTTTTGGCAGGCGAGAAGGTTATGACTCTACTTTTTCTAAGCAAAGAGAGGACTTGCGAGAATGGGAAAGAAAGTTGCAAGAGGGAGAGGATAGGTTAGCTAAGGGTCAAAGAATCCTTAACCAAAGAGAGGAGAGGGCAAATGAGAATGATAGGATTTTCAAGCAGAAAGAAAAGGACCTTGAAGAGGCACAAAAGAAGATTGAAGCAACTAACATCAGTTtgcaaaagaaagaagaagatataagcAGTAGGCTTGCAAATCTTACTTTAAAAGAGAAGGCAAGTATTTCACCATGCCGAGccattgttaaaattttaattgatttatgtATTAACATGTCAGTTTACTTTGGGCAGGAATTTGATGTTGTGAGATTAAACTTAGAGACGAAAGAGAAAGAGTTACTTGCATTAGAAGAAAAGCTCAATGCTAGAGAAAGGGTGAGTTCTTGTACCTTATTCTTTTAATAGAAGATTCTTTTGAGAAAGATTTCTCATGTTTAGTGTATTTATTACGTTGGTCATCTTCATTTGGCATTTAATTAGCGGGTGTCTTGTTATTTGCATGCTCTATCTAGTTTGTGTTTGCACCAGTATAATCTGTAGTTTTGGGGTGAAACTGGTCCGGTAATTGGAGAAAGTATGCTATATCAAGGAGGTGCCTTTACTCTTGTTTTGTTTAAAGGAAATTCTTTGAggtgatacattttttttgttgggggagATGgggggagttttttttttccctagttCTAGAtatatttcttctcttttcttttcttttttccctgaccctgatttctttgttttaatgcACTTATTACAAggaaaaacttttaaataataGGTCTGCAGCATCAGGAAAATAGTCTACCAAACATTATACTTTTGCTACACCAAATTGGAATTTTATTGCAATCATTCAAAATTGTGCCcctgatatttttattttggtttgttttgtgcAACATCCACAGACTGAGATTCAAAAGCTTCTTGATGAACATAATGCTATTCTAGATGCAAAGAAGAGTGAATTTGATTTGGAAATCGATCAAAAGAGAAAATCTGTGGATGATGATCTGAAAAACAAGGTTGTTGAAGTGGAGAAGAGGGAGGCTGAAATTAATCACATGGAGCAGAAAGTAGCAAAGAGAGAGCAGACTTTAGAAAAGAGATGGGAGAAGCTTAGGGAGAAAGAGAAGGATCAtgaattaaaattgaaagatcTGAAGGAAAGGGAAAAGTCCTTGAGGTCTGAGGAAAAGAATTTAGAGAATGAGAAGAAGCAAATGCTTTCTGATAAAGAAGATTTGCTTAGTCTTAAGGATGAAGTTGAGAAGATAAGGGCTCACAATGATGAAGAGCTATTGAAGATAGCTGAAGAGAAGGATCAGCTTAAAGTAAGTGAAGAAGAGAGGCTGGAATTTGTTCGTTTGCAGTCAGAATTAAAACAGGAAATAGAAAACTGCCGGCTTCAGAAAGAACTTATTCTTAAGGAAGCTGAAGATCTGAAGTTACAAAAGGagagttttgagagagagtggGAAGAACTGGATGAGAAAAGAGCTGAGATTGAGAAAGATCTGAAAAAATTGACTGATCAGAAGGAAGAAATGGAAAAACTGAAACACTCTGAAGAAGAAAAGCTAAAAAATGAGAAGTTGGCAACACAGGAGTACATACAAAGGGAGCTAGAAGATCTTAAATTTTCCAAAGAATCTTTTACAGCTCAAATGGAGCATGATAAGTTAGCAATTGCTGAAAAAGCTGATAGTGATAGAAGCCAAATGCTTCATGATTTTGAGTTGCGAAAAAGAGAACTTGAGACTGATTTGCAGAACCAGTTAGAGTACAAGGAAAAAGATTTGCGTGAGAGGGAGAGGTTATTtcaggaagaaagagaaagagaattagaaaatattaattacttaagaGAAGTAGCTAGAAGAGAAATGGAAGGAATAAAGCTTCAAAGagctaaaatagaaaaagaaagacaagaaGCTGATGAAAATAGAAAGCATCTTGAAAGGCATCAAGTGGAAATGAGAAAAGACATCGATGTGCTTGATAACCTCAGGAGGAAGTTGAAAGACCAGCGGGACCAATTTGTTAACGAGAGACGACGCTTCATTTCATTTGTTGAAAAACTCAAGGGTTGCGAGAACTGTGCTCAAATTATCTCTGAGTATGAGCTTTCTGATCTGCAGTCTTTAGCTGAAATTGAGAATGAAGATGTTATTCCTCTGTCAAGACTCGATGATATTCACGCCAATGAAGGTGGTCATGGAAATGTTGCTGCTTCTGAGAATCAAAACAGTGAGATATCTCCTGTTGGAGTTGGCTTAAGATCTCCAGTTTCTGGTGGAACCATATCTTGGCTACGCAAATGCACCAccaagattttcaaattttcccCGATCAAGAATATTGAGTCTACTGCTGTTCAAAATTTGGAGGCACATTTGTCTTGCCAGAACGTTGATATGGAAGAACCTTCCAAGAGAGTATCTAGCACTGAAAATCAGGCAGAGATATCTCTTGGTGTTGCAACTGATTCTTTTGATGTCCAGAGAATCCAATCTGACAACAGCATCAGAGAGATAGAAGTCAGCCAAGATCCATCAGCTGATGATCAAAGCAACATCAACAGTAAGGCACCTGAAGTTGCTGATGATTCCCAGCCATCTGATTTGAATGGTGATCAGCACAAACCTCGCAGAAGAGGGAGGCCTAGAGTTTATAGGACGCGCTCTGTGAAGGCAGTTGTCAAAGATGCAAAGGCTATACTTGGGGAAGctttagaagaaaatgagaaagattATCCAAATGGGAATGCTGAGGATTCTGCCTATGATAATGCTGAAAGTCGTGATGATTCTAGTCTAGGTGGTCAAAGACTACCAAGAAATGGACGGAAGCGGAACCATGCTCAAACATCTCAAAACATGGGTAGTGAGCATGATGGTGATGATAGTGAAGGACGTTCTGATAGTATTGTGGCAGGCCAACGCAGGACAAGGCGGCAGAAAATTACTACAGCTGTGCTAGCTCCTGGTGAAAAACGATATAATCTTCGGAGACCCAAAACGTAAGTTCCTACATCCATGACTTAAGTAATGGTAATAACTTGCtttaagaaagagaagaaaggggggggggggggcatgtGCCATGCCATGCATAGTTAGACATATTTTCCCAAAGGAAAAAAACTTTGTTCAGTTGAAGGTGgtgtaaattaataaattatttttagactGCTGAATATTGGTTATTGAACTCACAACTAGATAATAATTTTGAGAGGAGTGCTACGTTTACAACATTTtgacaatactttcacaacaaatcataggtggaaGTTGTTATTGGTCCTAATTTAAATCCACAActtaaataacttttttgttCACCCATAACAGCCAATGACAATTTGccatttaagatttgttgtaaaaatgttgtggacataacatttctctaattTTGAAAACTGTTGTCTATTTCCATcccaaaaaaggaagaagggaGGGATGCTCTTTTTTGTGGGATTATTTGGTGTTGTAGCCCATCTAGGCTCTTGGAGGCTGCGTATTCAAAGTTTTGGAAGTTAAGCGGGGGGAATTAAAgatgagagtttttaattttagagaCATAacccaaaaaaggaagaaaaaatatattacaattaaTTGATGTAGGAAGATGCCTTGTTCATCTGTGGCATGTCAAGCAACTAACTACCGACTTTACCATAATGCCTTTCAGTAAAGCTACTGTCACAGCTGCCAGAGCCATGCCTGAACTTAGCAAAGAAAACAAGGAAGAGACAGATGTTGTTAGAGCAACAGGTGAGACAATTCTTCACTCCAAAGCTGCTCCTGCACTTTCGACTGGAGCTGCAAGTGAGAATGGTGGAAGCTCTCACTTTTTGCGGGTAAGGGAATTATAAAGAATTTGGGTTTCTTCTATATCCCATTTGATTTGTTGTAATACTGTATCTGCACATATGTGTGCGATCTTGTTTTTGGTCCTTTTTTCTCCTTGTTCAAATCAATTTCTTTGTagaattccatttttttattgaaaatttagggttttattttgatttctaCTAGGacttaaaataacataaatttcAAAGCTAAAGTTTAAAAGCTTTTCTCTCCCtctgtatgtgtgtgtttctgATTTTCGGAGAATGTAAGAATTATTTAATGAAGATTAAAGAATATACATTTCTTAATGATTTTAATTTGTGATGTGCATGTTTTTGCTGTTTTATTTGACTAAGCTGTTACTATTTTGCCAAAGTACAACTGTTATAGCCATCCTTGTTTTAACTGATTATGGAACACTCATTCGAGCAGTCCTCCAGTTGCTGATGGCTCCTGAAATTTTTCTGAACTGATTTCTCTGACTTGatgtttataaattttgtgACAGTCCAAGAGAGCTGCAGACTCTCAGGTTGGCATTGCCGATATTACAAGCAATTTGGTTGAGAACACGATCATGAGTGAAGAGGTGAATGAGACTCCAGAAGAGTACGGTGATGTAGATGAGTACAGGTCCCATGGTGAAGATGCTAATGTGGATGGGGAAGATGAAGAGGATGAAGAAGGGTCTGAACATCCTGGTGAAGTCTCAATAGGAAAGAAGCTCTGGACATTCTTCACAACATAATGATGCTCAATGCTGTTTGCCATATAGTGGTCGCTTTGGATGGCCTCTACTGCATCTACCTTTTTAGATATGCTGGTAGGAGTTTCCTGATGTGTAGTAGTGTGAATTAACAATTCAAATGTAGTTAGAAGCCCTGGAAGTATTCAGAAGTATTCAGGTCAGGGAATGAGTTTTTCTCTGccctctttgatttttatttttaggattaaGAGTATGggggttgttttatttttttaatgataaacctagataTTTTGATTAGTAGTAACCCAGTGCAGATTTAACACTGGACTCTCAGCTGCCACCCTTACCAATTGTTTGTATCAAATGCTTTGTATCTCTTCATTTAGCTCTGGAATGATTGTTTGAACCCAGTGgtctcaactctctctctcatatgcgTGTGCTTGGTCTTGTGTTAAAAAGGTGCTTTTGCTATGTATGTTGTTGAGGCTTGATGGAAGGCAAGATAATCAAGCAATGTATGTAGGTTAAATGAGTAGTGAGTTGCCCCAGGGATATGAATTTTGATCAGCATCATACTTCTAGTACTCAAGGGTTGACCACAATTGCTGCCTTGAGAAGTTTGCTAACAAGTTTTACTATGTAAATTCATGGGCCGTATTCTCACCTGATCATTTTTTAAATCCATTAATgcaattactttttatttttttattttttattcaagaaTCTGTTAATTAAAAGGGTCATTCTATactgcatttatttttgtaaatttaccTTCTTAGTTAAGATACTTAATCTTAACTTTCCATCTATTATTATAAAACTATATTAACATTTAGGCTAAAAATGCCAATCACACTATTTAAGTTTGATTGAAATTCATTTCAGCTATTTAACTTTATCTTTGTTCAATTGAGtcatctaagtttcaaatttatttaatttagtcattctgtttaatttctttaaaaaaatgcctttaaaaaaaatatttttctcaaatggaaaaaaatctaaaataaatattttatagatattttatgtgattttttttattattattagttaattgcAAACTTGACAATTGTGGGGGGTGAAAAATAGATTAGATAACTAAGGTTTGTTTTAATCCAGTTATTGTTCGTtcacacaattaatttttagagaTAGGATGCAAGATCAACCTTTAAGTATCCGTTATGTAACGAGATGAAAGTCATACCACAAACCATATGTGAAGAGGTAACATTCAATTGGAAATAGCTTGAAAATTGGCTAAGTGTTCGCCCTCGGGTTCAGTTTGAGGAAGAAGGTACAATTGGAGGAAGAAGCACTTGGATGATCCAAGTGCTTCTTGGCTTTATATAACTTAGCAAGAATGCATCTGAATCTTATATTTGGAGGATTGTGATTAGACTttcttgatacttgtcccatcaagacCTTGCTAGAAAGTTTTTACACCAGAACATGAGTTGTGAGGAATATTGTTTATGgccatttcctcattaatgtgaCCAGTTAAGTggttgcagtgcatttaatgcggaggggatgACTGTCTtgtctttcatttttcttctcttccttgttCAATACCAAGTTACCTTTGTCCCCTTGGGTTTGCACCATGCTCCCTTCATTCCTGATTTCAGCCTTCTGAGGTTAAGTAGGAGCTCTCGGCATCTTCATCAACGGCAACATCTCGAACTCCTTATTAGTTAAATAAGTCCTCTTTGTGAAGTTTTCCTCCTTAGAAATGCCCTTATTTTCTGTATTAACGGCTTTCGATTCTCGTCCCCCTGCAACgataattttttaatggaattggATAAAATGCCGGAAtggaataaatttgaaacttaggaaaattcaattaaacaaaagtaaagttaaagaactgaaatgaattttagacaaattaaaaaattgtaatttgcattttagaTTATTTGACATTTAACGCTCTGTTtattttgatgtaaaatattttcaggaaaatatttttccattttacgGTGtttattttgtagtaaaatatttagataaaaataaaatattttcggTCAATTAAATCAACCCAGgcaaatttgtgtaaaatattttacacttaaatttttggtaaaatattttacgttTGCTCTCCTCCCTCTTACCCGATTCTTCAACATCCTCAGTCTTTAGTCCCTCTCAATTTTTGCTCTCCCTCTCCCACGACTACTATCCCTTCTTACTCTGAAGTTCTCCgtcctctctcttcttttcttttcagcaGTCCATTGGGACTCCTACTGGTGAGTGGTGAGGCAGTCAACGTTGATCTCTCTGGCAGTCCATTTCTTTCAGGCCGCATCTCTCAGATTTGG is a genomic window of Quercus lobata isolate SW786 chromosome 2, ValleyOak3.0 Primary Assembly, whole genome shotgun sequence containing:
- the LOC115975836 gene encoding protein CROWDED NUCLEI 1, which gives rise to MFTPQKKAWSGWSSLTPRKSVLGSGQNPNSVDAGKGKTVAFVETTPNLENGGNILVDAAGDPELLAEKVSKLEIELFEYQYNMGLLLIEKKDWTSKYEELRQALAEAKDALKQEQSSHLIAISEVESREENLRKALGVEKECVLDLEKALRDMRSENAEIKFTADSKLAEASALVTSIEEKSFEVEAKLRAADAKLAEVSRKSSEIERKSQDLEAREAVLRRDRLSFISEREGYDSTFSKQREDLREWERKLQEGEDRLAKGQRILNQREERANENDRIFKQKEKDLEEAQKKIEATNISLQKKEEDISSRLANLTLKEKEFDVVRLNLETKEKELLALEEKLNARERTEIQKLLDEHNAILDAKKSEFDLEIDQKRKSVDDDLKNKVVEVEKREAEINHMEQKVAKREQTLEKRWEKLREKEKDHELKLKDLKEREKSLRSEEKNLENEKKQMLSDKEDLLSLKDEVEKIRAHNDEELLKIAEEKDQLKVSEEERLEFVRLQSELKQEIENCRLQKELILKEAEDLKLQKESFEREWEELDEKRAEIEKDLKKLTDQKEEMEKLKHSEEEKLKNEKLATQEYIQRELEDLKFSKESFTAQMEHDKLAIAEKADSDRSQMLHDFELRKRELETDLQNQLEYKEKDLRERERLFQEERERELENINYLREVARREMEGIKLQRAKIEKERQEADENRKHLERHQVEMRKDIDVLDNLRRKLKDQRDQFVNERRRFISFVEKLKGCENCAQIISEYELSDLQSLAEIENEDVIPLSRLDDIHANEGGHGNVAASENQNSEISPVGVGLRSPVSGGTISWLRKCTTKIFKFSPIKNIESTAVQNLEAHLSCQNVDMEEPSKRVSSTENQAEISLGVATDSFDVQRIQSDNSIREIEVSQDPSADDQSNINSKAPEVADDSQPSDLNGDQHKPRRRGRPRVYRTRSVKAVVKDAKAILGEALEENEKDYPNGNAEDSAYDNAESRDDSSLGGQRLPRNGRKRNHAQTSQNMGSEHDGDDSEGRSDSIVAGQRRTRRQKITTAVLAPGEKRYNLRRPKTKATVTAARAMPELSKENKEETDVVRATGETILHSKAAPALSTGAASENGGSSHFLRSKRAADSQVGIADITSNLVENTIMSEEVNETPEEYGDVDEYRSHGEDANVDGEDEEDEEGSEHPGEVSIGKKLWTFFTT